The genomic region CAGCCGGCCAGCATGGCTAGCGCAACCAATGGGAATAAGCGTTTCATCATCGGCTCCTATTGCGGCTCATAATCGGGCAGGCGGGCAGTACCGACCAGCGATCCCGCGCCCTCGCGGTTGATACGTTGCGATACGGCAGTCAGCGATTCAGACATTTCGCCAAGATCGCGAACCAGCTGGCCGATCTCAGGCACGGTCTGTTCGGAAAAGGCGTTGAGGCCCGGCTCTGCGGCGGTAATCGTGCGGTCAAGCGCTTCCATGCTCGATTCCGCCGATGCAACGGCCGAGCGCAGGTCACGCATCAGGCCCTGGCCTTCCGATCCGAGCAGATTGTCGGTTGTGTTGGCGAGCTGACCAATCTCTTCGACCGCAATACCCACCTGGCGAATGGCTACGCGCGTTTCGGTAAGGGTTTGGGTGATCTCCGGTCCCTGGGCTGAGAGTTCATTGGTTAGCCGTTCGGTGTTCGCGAGGATCGCTGCGATCGAATTCTGGTTCCGGTCTCCCAGCAGCTCTGTCAGCCGCTCGGTCAAGGTCGTCAGGCGTTCCAGGAGGCGCGGCGCACTATTGAGCAGTTCGCCAAAAGCACCCGGTCGAGTGGGAATGACGGGAACACCTTCGGGGCCTTCGTCATCGATCGGTTCCCCGCCCTGGACACCGCCGTCCAGTGAAATCTGGGAAACGCCGGTAAAGCCGATGCCGGCAATCGTTGCAGTGGTCCCCTCGAGTATCGGTACACTCTCATCAATGCTGATCCGCACACGGACAAATTCGGGATTGTCGGGTACGAGCGAGATCTCATTGATCTGGCCAACCGGGACACCGGCATAGGTGACACCCGAACCGCGAGCGAGGCCATCGACCGACTGGGCGAAATAGATGTCATAACTATTGTCGCTGCCATCGCCGATCCGGGTCAGCCAGACGGTGATAAAGACGAGCAATGCGATCAGGCCCAGCACCACGCTGCCTACCAGTATCTGGTTCGATCGGTTTTCCATCCTATCCTCCTGGGCGCCAGCTCATTGGCTCAGCCCGTTCCCGCAATTGCGGCGCGTCCGCGCGGCCCGTTGAAATATTCCTGTATCCATGGGTGATCGAGAGCAAGCAATTCTTCAATCGGTGCGCAGGCGATCACCCGCTTGTCTGCAAGCACCGCGACCCGATCACAGATTGTATGTAATGTATCCAGATCATGCGTGATCAGGAAGATTGTGAGGCCCAGCGCTTCCTTGAGCTCAAGAATCAGATTGTCGAAGGCCGCCGCGCCAATCGGGTCGAGCCCGGCTGTCGGCTCATCCAGAAACAACAGCAGCGGATCGAGCGCCAATGAACGCGCGAGTGCCGCCCGTTTGCGCATGCCGCCAGACAGTTCCGACGGATATTTTGGCGCATCCTCAGCCTTTAATCCGCTCATCACGATTTTGAACGTCGCAATCTCGCAGAGCAGATCTTCATCGATATATTTGTAGAATTCGCGCAGCGGCACCTGGACATTCTCGGCCACGGTCAGCGTCGAAAAGAGCGCGCCATTCTGGAAAAGTACGCCCCAGCGCCGCCGCAAATCGAGATTTTCTTCTGCGGTCGCGCAATCGATGCGCTCGCCAAAAATGCTGATTTCACCGGCGTCCGGCTCTTGCAGGCCTATGATCGACCGCAGCAACACCGATTTGCCCGTACCCGATCCGCCGACGACACCCAGAATCTCGCCTTTGCGAACATCAAGGTCCAGATTCTCATGCACGACATTGTCGCCAAAACTGTTGCGCAATCCGCGGATGGAGATGATCGGTTCCTCGCTCATCACCACTTAACCCCAGCCTATGGATGAGAAGAAGACTGCGAAAAAGGCGTCGAGCACGATCACCAGGAAGATTGCCTGGACCACCGCCGTGGTCGTGCGATTGCCGACTTCTTCATTATCGCCATGCACCTGCATGCCTTGGTAACAGCCAGCAAGACCGATGATCATTCCGAACACCGGCGCCTTGATCAGGCCGACCAATAGATCCGTCATCGGTACGACTTCGCGGAGTCGGATGATGAAGGTTTCCGGCGGTATCCCAAGGCCGATCCAGCAGAGCAAACCGCCGCCGACGATCATCAGGAATGTCGAATAAAAACCAAGCAGCGGCATCAGCAGCGTGGTCGCCAACACCCGGGGCAGGACAAGGGCCTGCATGGGCGGCACACCGATGGTGCGCATCGCATCGACTTCCTCGGCAAGTTTCATCGACCCAATCTGCGCGGCAAAGGCGCTGCCCGAGCGGCCGGCGACCATGATTGCCGTCATCAATACGCCAAGTTCCCGGGTCGTGATCCGGCCGACCAGATTGATGGTGAAGACTTCGGCGCCGAATTGGCGCAGCTGGACCGCGCCCTGCTGGGCGATAACGATGCCGATCAGGAAGCTCATCAACCCGACAATTCCAAGCGCGGAAACGCCGACCGTTTCAAAGCGCTGAACGACAGCATTGTAGCGCATTTGGCCTGGACTGCGGATTACCGCCCCGGTGGCGATGATCAGCCCGCCAAAAAAGGCGAGCAGGCCCTTGAGGCCGCTGAGTGCCTCCAGAGTCGAGGCACCAATTCGGCCGACAATGCGATGGAATCGGCCTTCATCCTCGTCATAGGATTTTGCCGGATCATCGGCGATTACAACCTGGCGGATCAGGCGCTCGGCATGATCGCTCGCGCCCACAATCTCCGCGCCATGATCGCGCGATAATTTGTGAACGATCCAGGCGCCGACCGTATCAACGCGTTCGACATTCGAGATATCGATCCGGCTGGGCGCCAGTTCGAGCGCATCCAGCTTGGCGGGCACCGGGCCAAGCCGGGCAATGGTCAGGCGGCCGGAAAAGCGAATAATCCGCTCGCCCCCCTCCTCGATTTCGGCAAAATTCGCTTCTGCAGTCATCGCCTTACCTTGTGCGGTGAAAATCCCGGCTCGGCAAGCGGCTCCTTCATGCTATGAAGCACTGCGATGACGAAAATTGCTCTCTATGATCTCGACAAGACGATCACGAAACGGCCTACATATCTGCCGTTTTTGCTCCATGCTGCCTGGCGCTATGATAGGCGACGGCTGATATTCCTCCCTGGCTTCGGCATTTTGTTCGCCCTCTATCTGGTTCGCGCGCTGGATCGCGGCGGGCTGAAAGAGCGGATGCAGGATATGCTGCTCGGATCGCCGGTCGATGCAGAGAAAATGGCGGCGATTACCGAAAGCTTTGCCGAAGCGACGCTGGCGAACAATCTCCATCCCCAAGCGCTGGACCGGATCGCTCGCGAGAAAGCCACCGGCTACCGGCTGGTCCTCGCGACCGCATCCTATTCGTTCTACGCTGGCCCGCTAGCGCAGCGGCTGGGATTTGACGATGTGATCGGTACCGAGGTTGAGCGCGACGAGGACGGCAATATCCTCGCCAAAATCGATGGCGAGAATTGCTATGGCGACGCCAAGCTCCGCCGCGTCCAGGTCTGGGCCGAAGCCCAGGGCCTGGCCAAGGACGATATCGAGATCCGTTTCTATTCGGACAGCCCTACCGATCTCCCGGTATTCGACTGGTCGGACGAACCGCTACCCACCAACCCCACCAGCAAACTCCGCAAGATCGCCGATAAACGCGGCTGGCGGATCTTTGCCTGGGGGTGAGCCGCACTATTGCGCTATCCTGTGCTCCGGCGCAGGCCGGAGCCTATGGCCGATCGGGTTTCGCTATGTGGATGTGACAGGACTGGACTCCGGCCTGCGCCGGCGCACAGCTAGACCTCCGCCAGTGCCTGGGTGAAGTCGGCGATCAGATCGTCGGCATCTTCGACACCGATGGAAATGCGTACCAGATTGTCGGTGATGCCGAGTGCGGCTTTGCGCTCGTCGGGCACCGACAGATGCGTCATCGCCGCGGGGTGGCTGGCCAGCGTTTCGGTGCCGCCCAAACTCACGGCGAGCTTGGCGATCTTCAGCGCATCGAGGAAGCGGAAGCTTTCCTCTTCGCCGCCTTGGACGAAGAGCGAGAAGGTCGATCCTGCGCCCGTGCAATGGCGATCATAGATATCGCGCTGGCTTGATCCCTCTTCGAGAAAGCCGAGATAGCCCAGGCCGTCGACCTTGGGATGATCGCGCAGGAAGCTGCAGACTTTCTCCGCATTTTCCCCGGCGCGTGTCATTCTAAGCTCCACTGTCTCAAGGCTGCGGAGCAGCATCCAGGCGGTGTTCGGATCGGTGATCGTGCCGATCGTGTTGCGCATCGCGCGGATCGGATCGAGATGCGCCTTGGAGCCCATCACGCCACCGGCGACCAGATCGCTATGCCCGCCGACATATTTGGTCAGGCTG from Parasphingopyxis sp. CP4 harbors:
- a CDS encoding MlaD family protein, which encodes MENRSNQILVGSVVLGLIALLVFITVWLTRIGDGSDNSYDIYFAQSVDGLARGSGVTYAGVPVGQINEISLVPDNPEFVRVRISIDESVPILEGTTATIAGIGFTGVSQISLDGGVQGGEPIDDEGPEGVPVIPTRPGAFGELLNSAPRLLERLTTLTERLTELLGDRNQNSIAAILANTERLTNELSAQGPEITQTLTETRVAIRQVGIAVEEIGQLANTTDNLLGSEGQGLMRDLRSAVASAESSMEALDRTITAAEPGLNAFSEQTVPEIGQLVRDLGEMSESLTAVSQRINREGAGSLVGTARLPDYEPQ
- a CDS encoding ABC transporter ATP-binding protein; protein product: MSEEPIISIRGLRNSFGDNVVHENLDLDVRKGEILGVVGGSGTGKSVLLRSIIGLQEPDAGEISIFGERIDCATAEENLDLRRRWGVLFQNGALFSTLTVAENVQVPLREFYKYIDEDLLCEIATFKIVMSGLKAEDAPKYPSELSGGMRKRAALARSLALDPLLLFLDEPTAGLDPIGAAAFDNLILELKEALGLTIFLITHDLDTLHTICDRVAVLADKRVIACAPIEELLALDHPWIQEYFNGPRGRAAIAGTG
- a CDS encoding MlaE family lipid ABC transporter permease subunit, whose amino-acid sequence is MTAEANFAEIEEGGERIIRFSGRLTIARLGPVPAKLDALELAPSRIDISNVERVDTVGAWIVHKLSRDHGAEIVGASDHAERLIRQVVIADDPAKSYDEDEGRFHRIVGRIGASTLEALSGLKGLLAFFGGLIIATGAVIRSPGQMRYNAVVQRFETVGVSALGIVGLMSFLIGIVIAQQGAVQLRQFGAEVFTINLVGRITTRELGVLMTAIMVAGRSGSAFAAQIGSMKLAEEVDAMRTIGVPPMQALVLPRVLATTLLMPLLGFYSTFLMIVGGGLLCWIGLGIPPETFIIRLREVVPMTDLLVGLIKAPVFGMIIGLAGCYQGMQVHGDNEEVGNRTTTAVVQAIFLVIVLDAFFAVFFSSIGWG
- a CDS encoding HAD-IB family hydrolase, with the protein product MTKIALYDLDKTITKRPTYLPFLLHAAWRYDRRRLIFLPGFGILFALYLVRALDRGGLKERMQDMLLGSPVDAEKMAAITESFAEATLANNLHPQALDRIAREKATGYRLVLATASYSFYAGPLAQRLGFDDVIGTEVERDEDGNILAKIDGENCYGDAKLRRVQVWAEAQGLAKDDIEIRFYSDSPTDLPVFDWSDEPLPTNPTSKLRKIADKRGWRIFAWG